In the Euphorbia lathyris chromosome 5, ddEupLath1.1, whole genome shotgun sequence genome, one interval contains:
- the LOC136230328 gene encoding uncharacterized GPI-anchored protein At4g28100, translated as MLKKAQTLLQILTILLISAFIPPCLAGLLAQPLKPGDYTPNTVPAFPVQTESQICRLDLSAELFGGVNDACGRDLDRSRCCPVLAAWLFAAHARYALQVSAAASAPSSAESEMPMMPDDSQKCVNSLQSALISKNVKIPQPNSSCDAVLCFCGIRLHQISSLSCPAAFNVSSGFHNATPTAAVKNLEKNCRNSSYTGCTKCLGALQKLKSSKKNETTEQGRDDRANKMFNRDCQLMGLTWLLARNKTAYIPTVSAVLRAIMYSAHPHESKCSPDQENMPLAVDSLQFEKAQSCSSSLFYSGIIHFLPLTVLVSLFV; from the exons ATGCTAAAAAAGGCACAAACTTTGCTTCAAATCCTAACAATTCTCCTCATCTCCGCCTTCATCCCCCCTTGCCTCGCCGGATTACTAGCACAGCCACTAAAACCCGGTGACTACACCCCAAACACCGTCCCAGCATTTCCAGTCCAAACAGAATCACAAATCTGCAGATTAGATCTCTCGGCAGAGCTATTCGGCGGTGTAAATGATGCTTGCGGCAGAGATTTAGACCGTAGCCGATGCTGCCCTGTTTTAGCTGCCTGGTTATTCGCCGCTCACGCACGATACGCCCTGCAAGTCTCGGCAGCAGCCTCAGCACCATCCTCGGCGGAATCTGAAATGCCTATGATGCCTGATGATTCACAAAAATGTGTGAATTCTCTACAATCTGCACTTATAAGTAAGAATGTGAAAATTCCACAGCCAAATTCAAGTTGTGATGCAGTTTTGTGCTTTTGTGGGATTAGACTTCATCAGATAAGTTCTTTGAGTTGTCCTGCTGCTTTCAATGTAAGTTCTGGGTTTCATAATGCTACTCCTACTGCTGCTGTGAAGAATTTGGAGAAGAATTGTAGGAATTCCTCGTATACTGGATGTACTAAATGCCTTGGAGCTCTTCAAAAG CTAAAATCCAGCAAGAAGAACGAAACGACAGAGCAAGGAAGAGACGACAGAGCAAACAAAATGTTTAACAGAGATTGCCAGCTCATGGGTCTAACATGGCTACTTGCTCGCAACAAAACGGCATACATACCCACCGTTTCAGCCGTTTTGAGAGCTATAATGTACAGTGCTCACCCTCATGAATCTAAATGTAGTCCTGACCAAGAAAACATGCCCTTAGCCGTTGATTCTCTGCAATTCGAAAAGGCGCAATCTTGTTCGTCCTCTCTGTTTTACTCTGGGATCATTCATTTTTTACCCTTGACTGTTTTGGtttctctctttgtatga